One segment of Pricia mediterranea DNA contains the following:
- a CDS encoding alpha-isopropylmalate synthase regulatory domain-containing protein has translation MKRRIEIMDTTLRDGEQTSGVSFSVSEKLTVAKLLLDELKVDRIEVASARVSQGELEAVQQITDWAASEQHLHKIEVLTFVDGGVSLNWMEQAGAKTQNLLTKGSLNHLKFQLKKSPKRHFEEVAAVFSAAEKKGINSNIYLEDWSNGMRNSKDYVFQFLDFLSEQPIKRILLPDTLGILTHTETYSFLSEIVARYPNIHFDFHGHNDYDLGVANAMEAVKAGCRGLHLTVNGMGERAGNAPLASTIAAINDFLPEVEIGVNETALYKISKLVSAFSGIGIPSNKPIVGDNVFTQTAGIHADGDNKNNLYFSDLMPERFGRKRKYALGKMSGKANIQKNLQELGLTLNEDELKKVTARIIELGDKKERVTKDDLPYIISDVLNTDYLQKVFVKSYVLTHSKGLRPSTTLSLEIEGEIFEENASGDGQYDAFINALRKIYRSRKMELPKLVDYSVRIPPGSSSDALCETIITWESQGKEIMSRGLDSDQTVSAIKATEKMLNII, from the coding sequence ATGAAAAGACGGATTGAAATCATGGATACCACCCTGCGTGACGGGGAACAAACTTCGGGAGTATCCTTTTCAGTATCCGAGAAACTGACGGTGGCCAAGCTTTTGCTCGACGAGCTGAAGGTGGACCGTATCGAAGTGGCTTCTGCCCGGGTGTCGCAAGGCGAACTGGAAGCCGTACAGCAGATTACGGATTGGGCGGCCTCCGAGCAACACCTCCACAAAATAGAGGTGCTCACCTTCGTCGATGGCGGCGTGTCCCTAAACTGGATGGAACAAGCAGGGGCCAAGACCCAGAACCTCTTGACCAAGGGATCGCTCAATCATTTGAAATTTCAGCTTAAGAAGTCCCCCAAACGACACTTTGAAGAGGTTGCCGCGGTTTTTTCTGCCGCGGAAAAAAAAGGTATCAATAGCAATATATATTTAGAGGATTGGAGTAACGGGATGCGAAATTCCAAGGACTATGTTTTTCAGTTTTTGGATTTCCTCTCCGAACAGCCCATCAAACGCATTCTACTTCCGGATACCCTTGGCATTCTCACCCATACGGAAACCTATAGTTTTCTTTCTGAAATCGTGGCCCGATACCCGAATATCCATTTCGACTTTCACGGGCATAATGACTATGATCTGGGCGTGGCCAATGCTATGGAAGCCGTGAAGGCCGGGTGCCGCGGACTGCACCTGACCGTCAACGGGATGGGAGAACGGGCCGGGAACGCTCCTCTGGCCAGCACCATTGCGGCCATCAACGATTTTCTGCCCGAAGTAGAGATCGGCGTCAATGAGACCGCCCTGTATAAAATCAGCAAGCTGGTTTCCGCCTTTTCCGGTATCGGCATCCCCTCCAATAAACCCATAGTCGGGGATAATGTGTTTACCCAGACGGCGGGAATACATGCAGATGGCGACAACAAGAACAATTTGTATTTTAGCGACCTGATGCCGGAGCGTTTTGGTAGGAAGCGCAAATACGCCCTAGGCAAGATGTCGGGAAAGGCAAACATTCAAAAAAACTTACAGGAACTCGGCCTGACCCTGAACGAAGATGAACTCAAAAAAGTAACCGCCCGAATCATCGAACTTGGGGATAAAAAGGAAAGGGTCACCAAGGACGATCTGCCCTATATCATTTCTGATGTGCTGAACACCGATTACCTGCAAAAGGTTTTCGTAAAATCGTACGTATTGACCCATTCCAAGGGACTGCGCCCCTCCACCACCCTTTCGCTGGAGATAGAAGGAGAAATTTTCGAGGAAAATGCATCCGGTGACGGTCAGTACGATGCTTTTATAAACGCGCTTAGAAAAATATATCGGTCCCGGAAAATGGAGCTTCCCAAGTTGGTGGATTATTCGGTGCGGATTCCCCCGGGAAGTAGTTCCGACGCCCTCTGTGAAACCATCATCACCTGGGAGAGCCAGGGAAAGGAAATTATGTCCCGAGGACTTGATTCCGACCAGACGGTATCGGCCATCAAGGCCACCGAGAAAATGTTGAATATTATTTAG
- the leuD gene encoding 3-isopropylmalate dehydratase small subunit: protein MAYDKFNILTSTAVPLPIENVDTDQIIPARFLKATERTGFGDNLFRDWRYNNDHSEKKDFVLNNPMYSGRILVGGKNFGSGSSREHAAWAVYDYGFRCVVSSFFADIFRNNCLNIGVLPVQVSAEFLEKIFRAIEADPNATFEVNLPEQTITIEGTGDQENFDINAYKKANMLNGFDDIDYLLNIKGQIREFAEERPL, encoded by the coding sequence ATGGCATACGATAAATTCAACATACTGACATCGACCGCCGTACCGCTTCCGATAGAGAACGTGGATACGGACCAGATCATTCCCGCACGGTTTTTAAAAGCGACGGAGCGCACAGGCTTCGGCGATAATCTGTTTAGGGACTGGCGCTATAACAACGACCATTCCGAGAAAAAGGACTTTGTACTGAACAACCCCATGTACAGCGGCCGCATTCTGGTCGGGGGAAAGAACTTCGGTTCCGGTTCCTCCCGAGAACATGCCGCGTGGGCGGTCTATGATTACGGATTCCGTTGTGTGGTATCCAGTTTTTTTGCGGATATCTTCCGAAACAACTGCCTCAACATCGGCGTACTGCCGGTACAGGTGAGTGCCGAGTTCCTCGAAAAGATCTTTAGGGCCATCGAGGCCGACCCGAACGCCACTTTTGAGGTCAATCTTCCCGAACAGACCATCACTATTGAAGGGACGGGAGATCAAGAAAACTTCGACATCAACGCCTATAAAAAAGCGAATATGCTTAACGGTTTTGACGATATCGACTATCTACTTAATATTAAGGGGCAGATTCGGGAATTCGCGGAGGAAAGGCCATTATAA
- the leuC gene encoding 3-isopropylmalate dehydratase large subunit — protein sequence MKKKKTLFDKVWDSHVVQHIENGPDVLFIDRHMVHEVTSPVAFLGLKNRDIEVMYPEKTFATADHNTPTINQHLPVKDPLSAKQLEALEKNSEAHGISYWGLGHEKNGIVHVVGPEYGITQPGATIVCGDSHTSTHGAFGAIAFGIGTSEVEMVLATQCIMQTKPKSMRINVEGELNFGVTPKDVALYIISQLSTSGATGYFVEYAGEVFRNMSMEGRMTVCNLSIEMGARGGMIAPDEKTFEYVKGREFTPTGADWDTAMDYWKTLPTEEGAEFDKEVTFDAADIEPMITYGTNPGMGIGISHGIPLADAKDSGAATYRKSLDYMDFNEGDSMMGKPIDFVFLGSCTNGRIEDFRLFTSLVEGRKKADNVTAWLVPGSHKVEKAIREEGLLDILEEAGFALREPGCSACLAMNDDKVPAGKYAVSTSNRNFEGRQGPGSRTLLASPLVAAAAAVTGKVTDPRELMKSELENA from the coding sequence ATGAAGAAGAAAAAAACATTGTTTGATAAAGTATGGGATTCGCATGTGGTACAACACATCGAAAACGGTCCCGATGTGCTTTTCATCGACCGCCATATGGTGCACGAAGTGACCAGTCCCGTGGCCTTTCTTGGCCTCAAGAATAGGGACATAGAGGTTATGTACCCCGAAAAGACTTTTGCTACCGCCGATCACAATACCCCGACCATCAACCAACACCTCCCCGTCAAAGATCCACTTTCCGCCAAACAGTTGGAGGCCTTGGAAAAAAACTCCGAAGCACATGGCATCTCGTACTGGGGATTAGGTCATGAAAAAAACGGAATCGTGCACGTGGTGGGGCCAGAATACGGTATTACGCAACCCGGTGCTACCATCGTTTGCGGCGACTCCCACACCTCTACCCATGGGGCTTTTGGGGCGATCGCATTTGGAATCGGCACCTCGGAGGTCGAAATGGTATTGGCCACCCAATGTATCATGCAGACCAAGCCCAAAAGCATGCGCATCAATGTTGAGGGCGAACTGAATTTCGGGGTTACCCCCAAGGATGTCGCCCTGTACATCATATCACAACTATCCACTTCGGGCGCTACCGGCTATTTTGTTGAATATGCTGGAGAGGTATTCCGAAACATGAGCATGGAAGGCCGGATGACCGTCTGCAACCTAAGTATCGAGATGGGTGCCCGCGGCGGGATGATCGCGCCGGATGAAAAGACATTCGAGTACGTCAAAGGCAGGGAGTTCACCCCTACCGGAGCGGATTGGGACACGGCGATGGACTATTGGAAGACGCTTCCTACAGAAGAGGGAGCGGAGTTCGATAAGGAAGTCACCTTCGACGCGGCAGACATCGAACCGATGATTACCTACGGTACCAATCCGGGCATGGGCATCGGAATTTCCCATGGTATTCCCCTTGCCGATGCCAAAGATAGTGGGGCGGCCACCTATCGTAAATCCTTGGATTATATGGATTTCAACGAGGGAGATTCCATGATGGGAAAACCTATCGATTTTGTTTTCCTCGGAAGCTGTACCAACGGCCGGATAGAAGATTTTAGACTGTTCACCTCATTGGTGGAAGGCAGAAAAAAAGCGGACAACGTGACCGCTTGGCTCGTACCCGGTTCACATAAGGTTGAAAAGGCCATAAGGGAGGAAGGCTTATTGGACATCCTGGAGGAAGCCGGATTCGCTCTTCGTGAGCCCGGATGCTCCGCCTGCTTGGCCATGAACGATGACAAAGTCCCCGCCGGCAAGTACGCGGTCAGCACCTCGAACCGAAACTTTGAGGGAAGACAGGGCCCCGGATCTAGAACGCTTTTGGCGAGTCCCCTTGTTGCCGCGGCCGCTGCGGTTACCGGTAAAGTGACCGATCCGCGAGAGCTGATGAAATCAGAATTGGAGAACGCTTAA